One window of the Devosia sp. 2618 genome contains the following:
- a CDS encoding dihydrofolate reductase family protein — protein MRDLILKMSISLDGFVSDLEGSNRWMIGTDQEAKAWSVETIGTAGLHIMGSKSFSTMANYWQTSTDQFAPPMNQIPKAVFSRQGSAILDGVSTDIALEAARSRLGADAKLQVGADSWANAYVAGGALADEIGKLKAQDSKPIMAHGGASFARSLVAQGLVDQFVLLVAPVALGKGQPLFSELAAPMRLKLVDSKAFPGGAVAQTYRAD, from the coding sequence GTGAGAGACCTGATCTTGAAGATGAGCATTTCGCTCGATGGCTTTGTGAGCGACCTCGAAGGCTCGAACCGCTGGATGATCGGCACCGACCAGGAGGCCAAGGCCTGGAGCGTCGAGACGATCGGAACGGCGGGCCTCCACATCATGGGCAGCAAGAGCTTCAGCACCATGGCGAATTACTGGCAGACCAGCACCGACCAGTTCGCGCCGCCGATGAATCAGATTCCCAAGGCGGTGTTTTCACGACAGGGATCGGCAATCCTTGATGGTGTGAGCACAGACATCGCTCTGGAGGCGGCACGTTCCCGATTGGGAGCTGACGCAAAACTGCAGGTCGGCGCTGACAGCTGGGCCAATGCCTATGTTGCCGGCGGCGCTCTGGCCGATGAAATCGGGAAACTGAAGGCGCAAGACAGCAAGCCGATCATGGCGCATGGCGGCGCAAGCTTTGCACGCAGTCTGGTGGCGCAGGGGCTGGTCGATCAGTTCGTGCTGCTGGTCGCGCCAGTGGCGCTGGGCAAGGGCCAACCTCTGTTTTCCGAACTCGCCGCGCCGATGCGACTGAAGCTTGTGGACTCCAAGGCATTTCCAGGCGGCGCGGTGGCGCAGACATACCGGGCGGATTGA
- a CDS encoding RlmE family RNA methyltransferase, translated as MVDKALGTGGRKSDKDLKIRVKSAKGRKVSSTKWLERQLNDPYVARARAEGYRSRAAFKIREMDEKHKLFRKGMRVVDLGAAPGGWAQVAAKATGSTEANPLIVGIDYLEMDPIAGVILLQKDFTEDDAPAQLIAAMGGKKADIVMSDMAWPTTGHRPTDHLRIVQLIEIAADFAIDVLAPGGTFVAKVFQGGTEHELLHMLKRHFKTTFHAKPPSSRQDSAEAYLIAKGFKGDVAREPRHDDDEE; from the coding sequence ATGGTGGATAAAGCTCTCGGCACCGGTGGGCGCAAGTCCGACAAGGACCTCAAGATTCGCGTCAAATCTGCGAAGGGGCGCAAGGTCTCCTCGACCAAATGGCTCGAACGCCAGCTCAACGACCCCTATGTCGCCCGGGCGCGCGCCGAGGGCTATCGCTCGCGTGCGGCGTTCAAGATTCGCGAAATGGACGAAAAGCACAAGCTGTTCCGCAAGGGCATGCGCGTTGTCGATCTGGGCGCTGCGCCCGGTGGCTGGGCCCAGGTGGCCGCCAAGGCCACCGGGTCGACCGAAGCAAATCCGTTGATCGTGGGCATCGACTATCTCGAAATGGACCCCATTGCCGGCGTCATCCTGCTGCAAAAGGATTTCACCGAAGATGACGCGCCAGCCCAGCTGATTGCGGCCATGGGCGGCAAGAAGGCCGATATCGTGATGAGCGACATGGCCTGGCCGACCACGGGCCACCGGCCGACCGATCACCTGCGCATCGTGCAACTCATCGAGATCGCCGCTGATTTTGCCATCGACGTGCTGGCGCCGGGCGGCACGTTCGTCGCCAAGGTGTTCCAGGGCGGCACCGAGCATGAATTGCTGCATATGCTCAAGCGCCACTTCAAGACCACCTTTCACGCTAAACCTCCGTCCAGCCGTCAGGATTCGGCGGAGGCCTACCTCATCGCCAAGGGCTTCAAAGGCGATGTGGCACGCGAGCCCAGACACGACGACGACGAAGAGTAA
- the der gene encoding ribosome biogenesis GTPase Der: MTVTVAIVGRPNVGKSTLFNRLVGRKIALVDDTPGVTRDRREAEGRIADLKFRILDTAGYEDVTDGSLEDRMRQQTELAIKEADVILFMIDARAGVVPLDQRFAQVLRKAGKDVHLVGNKAESGAAEAGLVEAFKLGFGEAIALSAEHGLGLSELYSIVSATIDRKAAESAGSEIADLDVMPEVDVDITEDMLEGEGDEATLRWNPKRYLNVAIVGRPNAGKSTLINRMVGEERVLVGPEAGITRDSILVPWEWEGRVINLVDTAGIRRRARVTEKLEKLAVGDSLRSIQYAEVVVLMLDATIPFEKQDLALADLVEREGRALVIALNKWDLIENKNEALKVLREECERLLPQLRGVPLVTLSGLNGKNIDKLMDAIFAIERSWNSHVSTAKLNRWLSGMVESHPPPAVSGRRLKLRYMTQAKTRPPSFILFASRPEVLPMAYQRYLVNGLREAFDIRGTPIRLWVRGGSENPYNDKAKRRLG, encoded by the coding sequence ATGACCGTCACCGTTGCTATCGTCGGTCGTCCTAACGTCGGCAAATCCACACTGTTCAATCGCCTTGTCGGCCGCAAAATCGCCCTTGTCGATGACACGCCCGGCGTGACACGCGACCGCCGCGAAGCCGAAGGACGCATTGCCGACCTCAAATTCCGTATTCTCGATACGGCTGGTTATGAAGACGTGACCGACGGCAGCCTTGAAGACCGCATGCGCCAGCAGACCGAGCTGGCGATCAAGGAAGCCGACGTCATCCTGTTCATGATCGACGCCCGTGCCGGCGTCGTTCCGCTCGACCAGCGCTTTGCGCAGGTGCTGCGCAAGGCTGGCAAGGACGTGCATCTGGTTGGCAACAAGGCTGAAAGCGGCGCGGCGGAAGCCGGGCTGGTGGAAGCCTTCAAACTCGGCTTTGGCGAAGCGATCGCGCTGTCCGCCGAACACGGCCTGGGCCTCTCCGAGCTTTATTCGATCGTTTCGGCGACTATCGACCGCAAGGCAGCCGAATCCGCAGGCAGCGAGATCGCCGATCTCGACGTGATGCCCGAAGTCGACGTCGACATCACCGAGGACATGCTCGAGGGTGAAGGCGACGAGGCGACCCTGCGCTGGAACCCCAAGCGCTACCTCAACGTGGCCATTGTCGGCCGCCCAAACGCTGGCAAGTCGACGCTGATCAACCGCATGGTTGGTGAAGAGCGCGTGCTGGTTGGTCCCGAGGCCGGCATTACCCGCGACAGCATTCTGGTGCCGTGGGAATGGGAAGGCCGGGTGATCAACCTGGTCGATACCGCCGGTATCCGTCGCCGCGCCCGCGTTACCGAGAAGCTGGAAAAGCTGGCCGTGGGCGACAGCCTGCGCTCGATCCAGTATGCCGAAGTCGTCGTGCTGATGCTCGACGCAACGATCCCTTTTGAAAAGCAGGATCTGGCGCTGGCCGATCTGGTCGAACGCGAGGGCCGTGCCCTGGTGATCGCACTCAACAAGTGGGACCTGATCGAGAACAAGAACGAAGCACTCAAGGTGCTGCGTGAAGAATGCGAGCGCCTGCTGCCACAGCTGCGCGGCGTTCCGCTGGTGACCCTGTCGGGCCTTAACGGCAAGAATATCGACAAGCTGATGGACGCCATCTTCGCCATCGAGCGCAGCTGGAATTCGCACGTGTCGACCGCCAAGCTCAATCGCTGGCTGTCCGGCATGGTCGAGAGCCATCCGCCCCCGGCAGTGTCCGGCCGCCGTCTCAAGTTGCGCTACATGACGCAGGCCAAGACAAGGCCACCAAGCTTCATTCTCTTTGCATCGCGCCCCGAAGTTTTGCCGATGGCCTATCAGCGCTATCTGGTGAATGGGCTGCGTGAAGCCTTCGATATCAGGGGCACGCCGATCCGGCTCTGGGTGCGCGGGGGCAGCGAGAACCCCTATAATGACAAGGCCAAGCGCCGCTTGGGCTAA
- a CDS encoding Rha family transcriptional regulator: protein MNEKNYIPSEPSRLPAHIANAPVTMSSREIAELTGKRHDHVKRDIEKMLTDLGEDIPKFGGIYLDSMNREQTEYILDRDLTENLLLGYSAPLRRKVLARMRELERSISSGLALPDFADPVQAARAWANEREARQIADRTKAEIGSRREATAMNTASQATKKANALKLELDRAQSYATVKRMSALYHDQPFNWRLLKQASVEMGVPSIDIFDANYGTVKAYHADVWREAYALEIPIEGQGPA from the coding sequence ATGAACGAGAAAAACTATATTCCCTCGGAGCCCTCTCGTCTACCTGCACATATCGCGAACGCGCCTGTCACAATGTCCAGCCGCGAGATTGCTGAACTCACGGGCAAGCGCCACGACCACGTAAAGCGCGACATCGAAAAGATGCTTACCGACCTGGGCGAGGATATCCCCAAATTTGGGGGCATCTATCTCGACAGTATGAACCGCGAGCAGACCGAGTACATTCTGGATCGCGACCTAACCGAAAACCTCCTGCTGGGTTATAGCGCCCCGTTGCGGAGGAAGGTGCTGGCTCGTATGCGTGAGTTGGAGCGTTCAATTTCGTCCGGCCTGGCTCTGCCTGACTTTGCTGACCCAGTGCAGGCAGCTCGTGCGTGGGCAAATGAGCGTGAAGCGCGCCAGATTGCAGATCGAACCAAGGCGGAGATCGGCAGTCGCCGCGAAGCAACTGCCATGAACACCGCCAGCCAAGCGACTAAAAAGGCCAATGCACTAAAGCTTGAACTTGACCGCGCCCAGTCCTACGCAACCGTCAAGCGTATGTCGGCGCTCTATCACGATCAGCCATTCAACTGGCGCCTGCTCAAGCAGGCATCCGTTGAAATGGGGGTGCCGTCCATCGACATTTTCGATGCCAACTATGGGACAGTGAAGGCATACCACGCCGACGTGTGGCGCGAGGCTTATGCGCTGGAAATTCCGATAGAGGGGCAGGGCCCGGCATGA
- a CDS encoding Ppx/GppA phosphatase family protein, whose translation MTDSDRSAAVSSLTEEPAIRAPSSPGLAGRAGAGAPRPPADKRTPAATNPRRHRGPLYAALDLGTNNCRLLIARPHDHGFRVIDGFTRIVRLGEGVSVKGRLGDAAMERTMEALRQCRNKLREHQPARMRLIATEACRAAENGAEFLERVKAELGIELEIVDRRTEAELAVTGCADLIEATAQGALMFDIGGGSSELAWLDFRGGRPKSQGRMSASIRSWQSLPVGVVSIAEKFGGIDVTHDVFEAMVSHVSEHLRQFRGREKLRQMIATHPVHLIGTSGTVTTLAGLHLGLERYERQKVDGLWMKRDEVDETMKVLLGMPFERRVAHPCIGRDRADLVLPGCAIFEAIRREWPTERVRVADRGLREGILISLMDADRAHSRASRYPRRNGNGG comes from the coding sequence GTGACCGATTCCGATCGGTCCGCCGCCGTATCTTCGCTTACCGAGGAGCCGGCGATCCGTGCCCCGTCCAGTCCAGGGCTGGCGGGGAGGGCAGGGGCAGGCGCGCCCAGGCCTCCCGCGGACAAGCGGACACCAGCCGCCACAAATCCGCGACGGCATCGCGGTCCGCTCTATGCCGCTCTCGATCTCGGTACCAACAATTGTCGATTGCTGATTGCGCGGCCGCATGACCACGGCTTCCGCGTCATCGACGGCTTTACCCGCATCGTGCGGCTGGGCGAGGGTGTTTCCGTAAAGGGGCGTCTCGGTGATGCGGCGATGGAGCGCACCATGGAGGCGCTGCGCCAGTGCCGCAACAAGCTGCGCGAGCATCAGCCGGCACGCATGCGGCTGATCGCCACCGAAGCCTGCCGCGCCGCCGAGAATGGCGCAGAGTTTCTGGAACGCGTGAAGGCGGAGCTGGGAATCGAACTCGAGATCGTTGATCGCCGCACCGAGGCCGAACTGGCCGTTACCGGCTGCGCCGACCTGATCGAGGCAACGGCGCAAGGCGCGCTGATGTTTGACATTGGCGGCGGCTCGTCCGAACTCGCCTGGCTCGACTTCCGCGGCGGACGGCCAAAGTCGCAAGGCCGCATGTCGGCCTCGATCCGCTCCTGGCAGTCGCTGCCGGTGGGCGTGGTGTCGATTGCCGAAAAGTTCGGCGGCATTGATGTGACGCATGACGTGTTCGAAGCCATGGTGTCCCATGTGTCGGAACATCTTCGACAGTTCCGTGGCCGCGAAAAGCTGCGCCAGATGATCGCGACCCACCCGGTGCATCTGATCGGCACGTCCGGCACGGTGACGACGCTGGCCGGGCTGCATCTCGGCCTTGAACGCTATGAGCGGCAAAAGGTCGACGGATTGTGGATGAAGCGCGACGAGGTCGATGAGACCATGAAGGTGCTGCTGGGCATGCCCTTTGAGCGCCGCGTGGCCCATCCCTGCATCGGGCGCGACCGCGCCGATCTGGTTTTACCCGGCTGTGCCATTTTCGAGGCGATCCGCCGCGAATGGCCAACGGAACGAGTGCGTGTGGCCGATCGCGGCCTGCGCGAAGGTATTTTGATTTCCCTGATGGACGCCGACCGGGCCCACAGCAGGGCGTCGCGCTATCCGCGGAGGAATGGCAATGGTGGATAA
- a CDS encoding MFS transporter — protein sequence MSFIRVTPLILAVALFMEQMDSTVIATSLPAIAAAIGSDPIALKLALTAYFVALAIFIPISGWMADRFGAKNIFRLAIFVFMLGSLACSFSFSLESFVASRFFQGIGSSMMTPVGRLLLVRSTPRNELVSAMAWLTVPALLGPVTGPLIGGFLTTYLSWHWIFWINIPIGIAGIILAGIYLQVPDERNPRPIDVVGFILAGIAFAGCVFGLSVVSLPALPILYGYLTIAIGVTSGILYLLHAKRTKYPLLDPALLRHRLFRASIIGGSVFRIGVGAVPFLLPLMLQLGFGLNPFQSGAITFVSAIGAIMSKFIAERVYARFGFPRMLGFASTFGGLLICVNGFFDADTSVPVMMTVLLIGGILRSIMFTGSNALGYADVNDEEASQATAIVAVCQQLSIAFGVGIAGAVLELSTHLRGGELALVDFQVAFFVVGGLSALAGLVYLRLPANAGSNVSGHVAFVNNKE from the coding sequence ATGTCTTTCATTCGAGTCACTCCGCTCATATTGGCGGTCGCCCTGTTCATGGAGCAGATGGATTCGACCGTTATTGCCACCTCACTACCGGCAATTGCGGCCGCCATCGGCTCCGATCCCATCGCGCTGAAACTGGCGCTGACCGCCTATTTCGTGGCGTTGGCCATCTTCATTCCGATCAGCGGCTGGATGGCCGACCGCTTCGGCGCCAAGAATATTTTTCGGCTGGCGATCTTTGTGTTCATGCTCGGCTCGCTCGCGTGTTCGTTCTCGTTCTCGCTCGAATCGTTTGTGGCCTCACGCTTTTTCCAGGGCATCGGCAGCTCGATGATGACGCCGGTCGGCCGCCTGCTGCTGGTGCGGTCGACCCCGCGCAACGAACTGGTGTCGGCCATGGCGTGGCTGACAGTGCCTGCCCTGCTTGGCCCCGTCACCGGCCCGCTGATCGGCGGTTTTCTGACCACCTATCTGAGTTGGCACTGGATTTTCTGGATCAACATTCCCATCGGCATCGCTGGCATCATTCTGGCGGGCATCTACCTGCAGGTGCCAGATGAGCGGAACCCCCGCCCCATCGACGTCGTAGGCTTCATCCTTGCCGGCATAGCGTTTGCCGGCTGCGTGTTCGGCCTGTCGGTGGTCAGTCTGCCGGCGTTGCCGATTCTCTATGGCTATCTGACCATCGCCATCGGCGTAACCTCGGGCATTCTCTATCTGCTGCACGCCAAGCGCACCAAATATCCGCTGCTCGATCCTGCCCTGCTCCGTCATCGATTGTTCCGCGCCTCGATCATTGGCGGCTCGGTGTTCCGCATTGGGGTGGGTGCAGTGCCATTCCTGTTACCGTTGATGCTGCAGCTTGGCTTTGGGCTCAATCCGTTTCAGTCGGGCGCCATCACCTTCGTGTCGGCCATTGGCGCGATCATGAGCAAGTTCATTGCCGAGCGCGTCTATGCCCGCTTCGGCTTTCCGCGCATGCTGGGCTTCGCCTCGACCTTTGGTGGCCTGTTGATCTGCGTGAACGGCTTTTTCGACGCCGATACGTCCGTGCCAGTGATGATGACCGTACTGCTGATCGGCGGCATTTTGCGTTCGATCATGTTCACCGGCTCCAATGCACTTGGGTATGCCGACGTGAATGACGAAGAGGCCAGCCAGGCAACGGCAATCGTCGCCGTATGCCAGCAGTTGAGCATCGCATTTGGCGTAGGCATTGCTGGTGCGGTGCTGGAGCTGAGCACCCATCTGCGCGGCGGGGAACTGGCGCTGGTCGATTTCCAGGTCGCGTTCTTCGTGGTCGGCGGGCTGAGCGCGTTGGCCGGGCTGGTCTATCTCAGACTGCCCGCAAATGCCGGCTCCAATGTCTCGGGGCACGTGGCCTTCGTCAACAACAAGGAATGA
- a CDS encoding tetratricopeptide repeat protein, translated as MSQDNIFREVDEELRSDRMRAFWRRFAPYVIGAAVAVVALVAVNEGWTWYHSNNAASSSDELYAAFDLIEGGDLAAAQTQLDKVIADGSGSYPVLAEFRKAGVLAKEGQTTEAVAAYDALANNQSNAHLRELALVLAGNLLIDNGTLSDVESRVGSIAAEGSPMRNAAREALGLAQYKAGNFDAAQASFEAVLNDGMSQSTVRNRMGYYLAQLLSQGAIAENTTDAEAAATAIDAIVNDNIPALDDVVAPVINAPAVEAPAPQAPATETPAAATPAEVVPEAAAPAPATDAPAAPTEAEPAAQ; from the coding sequence ATGTCCCAGGACAATATTTTCCGCGAAGTCGATGAAGAGCTGCGCAGCGACCGTATGCGCGCTTTTTGGCGGCGTTTTGCGCCTTATGTCATCGGCGCCGCTGTGGCTGTCGTGGCGCTCGTTGCGGTCAATGAGGGCTGGACGTGGTATCATTCTAATAACGCCGCTTCGTCCTCTGACGAGCTCTATGCGGCGTTCGATCTGATTGAGGGCGGCGATCTCGCCGCCGCTCAGACCCAGCTCGACAAGGTGATTGCCGACGGTTCGGGCAGCTATCCAGTGCTGGCGGAATTCCGCAAGGCGGGCGTGCTGGCCAAGGAAGGCCAGACCACCGAAGCCGTTGCCGCCTATGACGCATTGGCCAACAACCAGTCCAACGCGCATCTGCGTGAACTGGCTCTGGTGCTTGCCGGCAACCTGCTGATCGACAATGGCACCCTGTCTGACGTCGAATCGCGCGTTGGAAGCATTGCCGCCGAAGGCAGCCCGATGCGCAATGCAGCGCGCGAAGCGCTGGGCCTGGCACAATACAAGGCCGGCAATTTCGACGCGGCGCAGGCCAGCTTTGAAGCCGTGCTCAATGATGGCATGAGCCAGAGCACCGTGCGCAACCGCATGGGCTATTATCTGGCCCAACTGCTGTCGCAGGGCGCGATTGCCGAGAACACCACCGATGCCGAAGCTGCCGCTACGGCAATCGACGCCATCGTCAATGACAACATCCCGGCGCTCGACGACGTGGTCGCGCCAGTGATCAACGCACCTGCCGTGGAGGCCCCTGCCCCACAGGCTCCTGCTACCGAGACCCCTGCCGCGGCAACTCCTGCCGAAGTCGTCCCTGAAGCGGCTGCACCTGCGCCCGCTACGGACGCCCCTGCTGCACCAACTGAAGCTGAGCCGGCCGCGCAATAG
- the guaA gene encoding glutamine-hydrolyzing GMP synthase — MQSQDTSARPQSILIVDFGSQVTQLIARRIRETGVYCEIHPFQNAAVAMVAMQPSGVVLSGGPASTLDENAPTIDPAIFAANVPILGICYGQQALCMALGGKVEAGHHREFGRAEVKVEKASALYDGVWDLGTEHQVWMSHGDRVVALPEGFEVVGTSANAPFAMIANEARRIWAVQFHPEVVHTPDGAKLYANFVHNICGIQSTWTMAAYRQKMIEKIRAQVGTEKVICGLSGGVDSSVAAVLIHEAIGDQLTCIYVDHGLMRLNESEQVVTMFRDQYNIPLVHVDASKVFLRELEGQSDPETKRKIIGRLFIETFEAEAKKLGGARFLAQGTLYPDVIESVSFTGGPSVTIKSHHNVGGLPERMNMQLVEPLRELFKDEVRVLGRELGLPDSFIGRHPFPGPGLAIRCPGGITPEKLDILRKADAIYLDEIRKSGQYDKIWQAFAVLLPVQTVGVMGDGRTYEFVCALRAVTSVDGMTADFYQFDMNFLGKTATRIINEVRGINRVVYDVTSKPPGTIEWE, encoded by the coding sequence ATGCAAAGCCAAGACACCTCCGCTCGCCCGCAATCGATCCTCATCGTCGACTTCGGTTCGCAAGTCACTCAGTTGATTGCGCGCCGCATTCGCGAGACTGGGGTGTATTGCGAAATTCACCCCTTCCAGAACGCGGCAGTCGCCATGGTTGCCATGCAGCCAAGCGGCGTGGTGCTGTCGGGTGGCCCAGCGTCGACGCTGGATGAAAACGCCCCCACCATCGATCCAGCGATCTTTGCGGCCAATGTGCCGATCCTGGGCATCTGCTATGGCCAACAGGCCCTGTGCATGGCGCTCGGCGGCAAGGTCGAGGCCGGCCATCACCGCGAATTCGGCCGCGCCGAAGTGAAGGTCGAAAAGGCCTCAGCGCTTTATGATGGCGTCTGGGACCTCGGCACCGAGCATCAGGTGTGGATGAGCCACGGCGACCGTGTCGTTGCCCTGCCCGAAGGCTTTGAGGTTGTCGGCACCTCGGCCAACGCACCGTTCGCGATGATCGCCAACGAAGCGCGCCGCATCTGGGCCGTGCAGTTCCACCCCGAAGTGGTGCACACGCCAGATGGCGCCAAGCTCTATGCAAACTTCGTGCACAATATCTGTGGCATCCAGTCGACCTGGACCATGGCCGCCTACCGCCAGAAGATGATCGAAAAGATCCGTGCGCAGGTCGGCACCGAGAAGGTGATCTGCGGCCTGTCCGGCGGCGTCGATTCGTCGGTTGCGGCGGTGTTGATCCACGAAGCGATCGGCGATCAGCTGACCTGCATCTATGTCGATCACGGCCTGATGCGGCTCAATGAGAGCGAGCAGGTCGTCACCATGTTCCGCGACCAGTACAATATTCCGCTAGTGCATGTGGACGCGTCCAAGGTGTTCCTGCGTGAACTCGAGGGTCAGTCGGACCCCGAGACCAAGCGCAAGATTATTGGCCGACTGTTCATCGAAACATTCGAGGCGGAAGCAAAGAAGCTTGGCGGCGCACGGTTCCTGGCGCAGGGCACTCTTTACCCTGACGTCATCGAATCCGTGTCGTTCACTGGCGGCCCATCGGTCACCATCAAGAGCCACCACAATGTGGGCGGCCTGCCAGAGCGCATGAACATGCAGCTGGTCGAACCACTGCGTGAGCTGTTCAAGGACGAAGTGCGCGTGCTGGGCCGTGAACTTGGCCTGCCCGATAGCTTTATCGGTCGCCACCCCTTCCCCGGTCCAGGTCTCGCCATCCGTTGCCCGGGCGGCATTACGCCCGAAAAGCTGGATATCCTGCGAAAGGCCGACGCGATCTATCTCGACGAAATCCGCAAGTCGGGCCAGTACGACAAGATCTGGCAGGCTTTTGCCGTGCTACTCCCAGTCCAGACCGTTGGCGTCATGGGCGACGGTCGCACCTATGAGTTCGTCTGCGCCCTGCGCGCCGTTACCTCGGTCGATGGCATGACCGCGGACTTCTACCAGTTCGACATGAACTTCCTCGGCAAGACCGCAACGCGCATCATCAACGAAGTGCGCGGCATCAACCGCGTCGTTTATGACGTGACCAGCAAGCCACCGGGCACGATCGAGTGGGAATAA
- the guaB gene encoding IMP dehydrogenase yields the protein MAKIITTITGDSALTFDDVLLQPARSDILPTETDISTYVTKDIALNLPIISSAMDTVTESAMAIAMAQAGGLGVIHKNLTAEEQAEQVRQVKSFESGMVVNPITIGPDATLADALSLMQSNRISGIPVVENGGKGGRATGKLVGILTNRDVRFASHPAQPIRELMTYEKLITVRDGVSKDEAKVLLHKHRIEKLLVVDADYRCTGLITVKDIEKAQLNPNAVKDAQGRLRVAAASTVGDAGFERSLQLIDAGVDLLVIDTAHGHSVRVAEAVERVKRESNGVRIVAGNVATAEATRALIEAGADSVKVGIGPGSICTTRIVAGVGVPQLAAVMACAEEGAKHGVPVIADGGIKFSGDMAKALAGGASCVMVGSLLAGTDESPGEVYLYQGRSYKSYRGMGSVGAMGSGSADRYFQQDVRDQMKLVPEGIEGQVPYKGAAGAVLHQLAGGLRASMGYTGAHNLQDFRDNSVFVKISGAALSESHVHDVTITREAPNYRSAR from the coding sequence TTGGCAAAGATTATTACCACGATCACCGGCGACTCGGCGCTCACCTTTGATGACGTGCTGTTGCAGCCCGCGCGCTCCGACATCCTTCCAACGGAAACTGACATTTCCACCTATGTCACCAAGGACATAGCACTCAACCTGCCGATCATCTCCTCGGCCATGGATACCGTTACCGAAAGCGCGATGGCGATTGCCATGGCCCAGGCTGGTGGCCTCGGCGTCATCCACAAGAACCTCACTGCCGAAGAGCAGGCCGAGCAGGTCCGCCAGGTCAAGAGCTTCGAATCCGGCATGGTGGTCAATCCGATCACCATCGGTCCTGACGCCACGCTGGCCGACGCCCTGTCGCTGATGCAGTCCAATCGCATCTCGGGCATTCCAGTGGTCGAGAACGGCGGCAAGGGTGGCCGCGCCACCGGCAAGCTGGTCGGCATTCTCACCAACCGCGACGTGCGCTTCGCGTCCCATCCGGCCCAGCCGATCCGCGAACTGATGACCTATGAAAAGCTCATCACCGTGCGCGATGGCGTCTCCAAGGATGAAGCCAAGGTGCTGCTGCACAAGCACCGCATCGAAAAGCTGCTGGTGGTCGATGCCGACTATCGCTGCACCGGCCTCATCACCGTCAAGGACATCGAAAAGGCCCAGCTCAATCCGAATGCTGTCAAGGACGCGCAGGGCCGCCTGCGCGTTGCTGCCGCCTCTACCGTTGGCGATGCAGGCTTTGAGCGCTCGCTGCAGCTGATCGACGCCGGCGTCGACCTTCTGGTCATCGACACCGCGCACGGCCACTCCGTGCGCGTCGCTGAAGCCGTCGAACGCGTCAAGCGCGAGAGCAACGGCGTACGCATCGTCGCCGGCAACGTCGCCACCGCCGAAGCCACCCGCGCGCTCATCGAAGCTGGCGCGGATTCGGTCAAGGTCGGTATCGGTCCAGGCTCGATCTGCACCACCCGCATCGTCGCCGGTGTCGGCGTTCCTCAGCTCGCAGCCGTCATGGCCTGCGCCGAGGAGGGGGCCAAGCACGGCGTTCCTGTCATCGCTGACGGCGGAATCAAGTTCTCAGGCGATATGGCTAAGGCATTGGCCGGTGGCGCTTCTTGCGTCATGGTCGGTTCGCTCTTGGCCGGTACCGACGAAAGCCCCGGCGAGGTTTATCTCTACCAGGGCCGCTCCTACAAATCCTACCGCGGCATGGGTTCCGTCGGCGCCATGGGCTCCGGCTCCGCCGACCGCTACTTCCAGCAGGACGTCCGCGACCAGATGAAGCTGGTTCCCGAAGGCATCGAAGGTCAGGTGCCTTACAAGGGCGCAGCCGGCGCCGTGCTGCACCAGCTCGCCGGTGGCCTTCGCGCCTCCATGGGCTATACCGGCGCCCACAACCTGCAGGACTTCCGCGACAACTCAGTCTTCGTAAAGATCTCCGGCGCCGCCCTGAGCGAAAGCCACGTTCACGACGTGACCATCACGCGTGAAGCGCCGAATTACCGTAGCGCAAGGTAG